The DNA sequence TTACATGACAAATACGTAGTTTTCAGTCGATTTAACACCGTTAACTGAACACTTGACACCTAAGTACATGGAAATTATCGAGCGTAAGCCGCGTTCGCGCGAGCACACACGCAATGGAATAATGGTGACGGCAAAGGACATTGCCCGCCGGGAAGGTTGGCAGGCGGTGTCGATTCGAAAGATCGCCGATGCCATCGAATACAGTGCTCCGATCGTTTACGAGTATTTTGATAGTAAAGACATACTGCTCAACGAGATACGCGAGGAAGGCTTTCGGCATCTGCATCTGGAATACGACCGCATCCTGAAGCTGTACCGTGATCCGGAGAAGCGCCTGTATGAGATATCGCTCATTCAGTGGGAGTTCTCGCGTCATCATCCGGAGATCTACCAGGTCATGTATAATCTGGACGGCGCCAACTGCACCATGCCCGTTTACCAGTCCGACGAAATGCAGGCGGTAACGGATGTGGTGTGTGAAACCATTTTCTCGTTCATCCCCAAATCGAAGGATAGTATCCAGCGCCTGTACTTCGAGTGGTGGTCCGTTTCTCACGGGATGATCATGCTGGCCATGATGCTGAAAGACCAGCAGCCGATGGACAAGTCGGCACAAATCTACTGCGAAACCATGCGCCGATTCGTGCGTGGACTGCGGTAGTCCTGACCGATTTACCATGCGGATTGCCATTGTAGGTGCTACCGGTATGCTGGGAGCCCCGGTTGCACGGGCGCTCATCCGGGCAGGTAACCCGGTGAGGCTGATTGCGCGCGATGTAAGCCGAACGAAGCTCCGCTTTCCTGAAGTGCCGATTGTATCGGGTGACCTGCAAGACCGGCGCAGTCTGGTCGCGGCTCTTGCTGGGATCGACGTTCTGTACCTCAACCTGTCCATTAAACAGGCGGAGACTGAACCGGATTTTCACCCGGAAGCGCAGGGATTAATTCATCTGATTGAGGCCGCGCGCCAGACCGGCGTCCGGCGAATCGCCTATCTGTCGTCCATTGTTATGCGCTACCAGGGCATGAACGGATTTGACTGGTGGGTGTTCCGGGTGAAGCAAAACGCAGTACGGCTGATCAAAGAATCCGGCCTCTCGTACAGTATCTTTCACCCGTCGACTTTCATGGATTCGCTGGTGGGCACCCAGCGCATGGGTCGCTACATTCTGCTCGTCGGTCGGTCGCCCGTGCGGCTGTGGTACATCGCAGCTCAGGATTATGGGGAACAGGTTGTGCGGGCGCTGAGGTAGGCCGGAACCGATAATCAGGAATACGTGATTCAGGGACCGGAAGCCGTGACCCAGCACGATGCCGCCCGGCGGTTTGTAGCTGCCAGCACGCGCGAAAAATTTGCTGTGCTAACAGTACCCCCGCTTTTACTGCAATTGGGCCGTCCGTTTTCCACTCAGGCCGATTACGGCTGGCACATCACCCACGCTCTTAATCATTACCCAGAAGCATTCGAAGCCGGGAAGACATGGGCAGAGCTGGGTATGCCCACGACGACGCTGGAGGCATTTGCCAGGGGGCACAAATGGGGGTTGGATAACACCGCCGATATTGATCCAACCGACCGTAGATCTTAAAATAAGCCTTCGATTGACAGATAGCGCTCGCCCGTATCGTAGCAGAACGTCAGGATTCGGCTGCCCTGGGGTAAATCGGGTAGTTTTTTGGCAATGGCGGCCAGCGACGCGCCCGACGATACCCCAATAAATGTCCCTTCTTCCCGGGCCGACCGCCGGGCCATGTCATAGGCTTCCTCTTTGGAAACCTGAATAGTACCGTCCAGCACATCGGTATGCAGGTTCTTTGGGATGAATCCCGCTCCAATTCCCTGGATGGGGTGCGGGCCCGGCGCACCGCCACTGATAACCGGGGACAGTTCTGGTTCGACGGCAAAGACTTTCAGATTGGGGAAGTGACGTTTCAGTACCTCACCCACGGCCGTAATGTGCCCCCCCGTACCAACACCGGTAATGAGCACATCGAACCCGTCCGGAAAATCAGCCAGGATCTCCTCGGCAGTCGTGCGAACGTGAACGTCAATGTTAGCCGCGTTCTCGAACTGCTGGGGCATCCAGGCACCGGGGGTCTGGGCTACCAGCTCGTGTGCCCGCTCAATGGCACCTTTCATGCCTTTTTCGCGGGGTGTCAGGTCGAACCCAGCCCCGTAGGCCGCCATAATCTTGCGCCGTTCGATGCTCATGGATTCGGGCATAACCAGAATAATCTTGTACCCCTTCACAGCAGCTACCATCGCCAGACCAATGCCGGTGTTGCCGGATGTGGGCTCGATAATGGTACTCCCCGACTGGAGAGAGCCGTCGGCCTCAGCTGCTTCGATCATAGCCAGGGCAATCCGGTCTTTGATGCTCGCTCCCGGATTGGCTTTTTCCAGTTTACTCCAGACTTCATAGCCCGGAAAAAGTCGATTGATGCGTACCAGGGGTGTGTGACCAATGGTGTCGAGAATGGTATTTGCTTTCATTAGGTTTAGGGAAAAGAGTTCGTGAATCAATTAGTGTCAGTAAGGCCGAAGGTTATCGAACCCTCACTGACTCACCCACGAAAAAACGTGTTCAATTAGATGACAAAATTGATTGGCTCGTCGTCTTCGAGCGACTTGATGCGGACGTCGGTTTTGTGCTGGTTAAATACGATGGAGTGCGCGTCAACACTATTCGTAAGCCAGACATTACCCCCAATTACCGAGTCGTGGCCAACTACGGTGTGGCCGCCCAGAATGGTCGCATTGGCGTAAATGACGACATTATTTTCAATGGTCGGGTGGCGTTTCTTCTGCGCCATCGATTTGGCAACGTAGGTAGCGCCGAGGGTTACGCCCTGGTAGATCTTTACGTTATCACCGATAACAGTTGTTTCGCCGATGACAACACCGGTACCGTGGTCAATGAAAAACGAACTGCCAATCTGTGCGCCCGGGTGAATATCAATACCCGTTTGCCCGTGGGCGTATTCGGTCAGCATCCGGGGCAGCAAGGGGACATTCAACTGCAGCAACTCCCGGGCGATCCGGTATACAGCAATGGCGTAAAAGCCGGGGTAAACCGCAATGACCTCTTCGACGCCAACGGCCGCCGGATCGTTATCGGCAATGGCGTGCGCATCGAGAAGCAATACGTCGTAAATAGCGGGCAACTGCTCGAAAAAGCGATCGGCTACTACCTCAGGTGACTCGGCCATGTTGTTGGCCAATGGCCGAAACAGGCAGACGAGCTGTTCGTTCAGTTTCTGGTACGTTTCTTCAACATGCTGGGAGGCCGACTGGCAGTCCTGGGTAACCGGAAAGAGCAGCCGCATCAGTTGATCGATGAACCGGCCCGCGTCGGGCCGGGAGGGCAGTTTGTAACGGTATTGCGCCCGTTGCGCCAGCAGGTGGTCGAGGAAGGTAGTGTTGGTCGTGGTCATAGACGAACCTTAGCAACTGAAAGATTTGGAAAGGCGGGAGTAGAATGCACACCCCGTTGTGGGGAAACAAGACACCAGCCTTGATTTTTATCCTGGAAAGAGGAGAAAGTATATCCTCCTCATATCGTTGATTTTGAAACAAAATGCGGGCCACAAAGTTCGGCCCCCGGTTCTGGAACCTTATTTGCAACGTAAATTACCATACTAATGAAAAAACTTATCATGTTTGGTAAAGCACTTGTAACGTTTGCTATATCGCTGGCAGCTACATCGGGGGTGGCGTTGTTGCTGTCGGTCGCCTGTCAGCGTAGTGACCAGTCTGCGTCAATGGCACCTGATTCAGCAGCGACGGGTACTTCCGCTATCGCGCTGAAAGCAGTCAATGCCTATCCTAAATTGACTTTTGAATCACCCGTCGAATATACCTACGCTGAAGACGGTACCAACCGGGTGTTTGTTGTTGAGCAGGCTGGCCGCATTCGTGTCTTCGACAACAATGAGAACGCTTCCTCGGCTGGTACCTATTTGGATATACGTAATAAAGTTGCCCACGGTGGTGAGATGGGCTTACTGGGCCTGGCTTTCCATCCCAAGTTCAGTGAAAACGGTTTCTTTTACGTCAACTACACCAAAGATAATCCGCGCCAAACGGTTGTAAGCCGTTTTAAAGCCCCATCGGCTGGTGCGTCTACCATTGATCCGGCTTCGGAAGTTGTGCTGTTCACGTTCAGCCAGCCTTATTCAAACCACAATGGTGGCAAAGTCCTCTTCGGCTCCGATGGGTACCTGTACGTCTCGACCGGCGACGGTGGGAGTGGGGGCGATCCCCAGAACAACGGTCAGAACCGCTCCAGCTGGCTGGGCAAGATTCTCCGTGTGGATGTCAACAGCACCGAAAAGGGGAATTACGGAATCCCGGCTGACAACCCATTCAAAGGAAATAAAGAAGGGGCCCGCGAAGAAATATACGCCTACGGCCTGCGAAATCCCTGGCGGATGAGTTTCGATGAGAAGGGCCAGTTGTGGGTCGGCGATGTTGGTCAGAATAAAATCGAGGAGATTGACATCGTTGCCAAGGGAGGCAATTACGGCTGGCGGGTTAAGGAAGCCAATCAGCCATTCAATGCTGCAAACAGCACCAGCACCGATAAACTGATTGACCCTATCTGGCAGTACACCCACGATAATGGCGACGTATCGGTGACGGGCGGAGTGGTATACCGGGGGCAGAATAACCCTGCATTACGGGGCAAGTATGTGTTTGCTGATTTTGCCAGCGGACGCGTTTGGGCCCTGACGCAAAACGGCAGCAAAGCCGACAACCAGGAGATTGTATCGAAAGCAGGCTCTATATCAGCCTTTGGCGAAGACCAGAAAAAGGAAATGTACCTATGCGATCTAAGTTCCGGTCACATCCTGAAACTAGCAGCCAGGTAGCAAAAAAACGATTACCGATAAAGAGGAGCCCGTTG is a window from the Spirosoma rigui genome containing:
- a CDS encoding TetR/AcrR family transcriptional regulator codes for the protein MEIIERKPRSREHTRNGIMVTAKDIARREGWQAVSIRKIADAIEYSAPIVYEYFDSKDILLNEIREEGFRHLHLEYDRILKLYRDPEKRLYEISLIQWEFSRHHPEIYQVMYNLDGANCTMPVYQSDEMQAVTDVVCETIFSFIPKSKDSIQRLYFEWWSVSHGMIMLAMMLKDQQPMDKSAQIYCETMRRFVRGLR
- a CDS encoding SDR family oxidoreductase, encoding MRIAIVGATGMLGAPVARALIRAGNPVRLIARDVSRTKLRFPEVPIVSGDLQDRRSLVAALAGIDVLYLNLSIKQAETEPDFHPEAQGLIHLIEAARQTGVRRIAYLSSIVMRYQGMNGFDWWVFRVKQNAVRLIKESGLSYSIFHPSTFMDSLVGTQRMGRYILLVGRSPVRLWYIAAQDYGEQVVRALR
- the cysK gene encoding cysteine synthase A, whose amino-acid sequence is MKANTILDTIGHTPLVRINRLFPGYEVWSKLEKANPGASIKDRIALAMIEAAEADGSLQSGSTIIEPTSGNTGIGLAMVAAVKGYKIILVMPESMSIERRKIMAAYGAGFDLTPREKGMKGAIERAHELVAQTPGAWMPQQFENAANIDVHVRTTAEEILADFPDGFDVLITGVGTGGHITAVGEVLKRHFPNLKVFAVEPELSPVISGGAPGPHPIQGIGAGFIPKNLHTDVLDGTIQVSKEEAYDMARRSAREEGTFIGVSSGASLAAIAKKLPDLPQGSRILTFCYDTGERYLSIEGLF
- a CDS encoding serine O-acetyltransferase, which codes for MTTTNTTFLDHLLAQRAQYRYKLPSRPDAGRFIDQLMRLLFPVTQDCQSASQHVEETYQKLNEQLVCLFRPLANNMAESPEVVADRFFEQLPAIYDVLLLDAHAIADNDPAAVGVEEVIAVYPGFYAIAVYRIARELLQLNVPLLPRMLTEYAHGQTGIDIHPGAQIGSSFFIDHGTGVVIGETTVIGDNVKIYQGVTLGATYVAKSMAQKKRHPTIENNVVIYANATILGGHTVVGHDSVIGGNVWLTNSVDAHSIVFNQHKTDVRIKSLEDDEPINFVI
- a CDS encoding PQQ-dependent sugar dehydrogenase, yielding MKKLIMFGKALVTFAISLAATSGVALLLSVACQRSDQSASMAPDSAATGTSAIALKAVNAYPKLTFESPVEYTYAEDGTNRVFVVEQAGRIRVFDNNENASSAGTYLDIRNKVAHGGEMGLLGLAFHPKFSENGFFYVNYTKDNPRQTVVSRFKAPSAGASTIDPASEVVLFTFSQPYSNHNGGKVLFGSDGYLYVSTGDGGSGGDPQNNGQNRSSWLGKILRVDVNSTEKGNYGIPADNPFKGNKEGAREEIYAYGLRNPWRMSFDEKGQLWVGDVGQNKIEEIDIVAKGGNYGWRVKEANQPFNAANSTSTDKLIDPIWQYTHDNGDVSVTGGVVYRGQNNPALRGKYVFADFASGRVWALTQNGSKADNQEIVSKAGSISAFGEDQKKEMYLCDLSSGHILKLAAR